The following coding sequences are from one Ornithodoros turicata isolate Travis chromosome 1, ASM3712646v1, whole genome shotgun sequence window:
- the LOC135390532 gene encoding BEN domain-containing protein 5-like, with the protein MYGAYKVHCGGGVPIDEEKFQYIFKAKSDSLCCRQLLRAILEPSELDGRSATGQPSRRFMKTGMAAKPSLTPRKLEAAEIAFRKYITDRLGDLTKTTEITARGTQFRKHVGNMLNDVNKKKLELQVENVLNNTDKARDVYYSIY; encoded by the exons ATGTACGGTGCCTACAAG GTACACTGTGGAGGTGGCGTGCCAATTGATGAGGAGAAGTTCCAGTACATCTTCAAAGCCAAGTCTGATTCTCTCTGCTGTAGACAATTGCTTCGCGCTATCTTGGAGCCAAGCGAGCTGGATGGCAGGAGTGCGACAGGCCAGCCATCGAGGCGGTTTATGAAGACTGGTATGGCGGCAAAGCCATCCCTGACTCCACGGAAGCTGGAGGCGGCTGAAA TAGCCTTCCGCAAGTACATCACCGACAGACTTGGGGATCTGACAAAAACAACAGAAATAACGGCACGTGGAACGCAGTTCCGGAAGCATGTTGGGAACATGCTAAATGATGTTAACAAAAAGAAACTAGAACTTCAGGTGGAGAATGTGCTTAATAACACTGACAAGGCCCGTGATGTTTACTACAGCATTTATTGA